The proteins below come from a single uncultured Carboxylicivirga sp. genomic window:
- a CDS encoding BT1926 family outer membrane beta-barrel protein gives MNRKIIVKVLCMLLVMGGYTQAEAQEYAPQAGDKTISLRLGKSVDYPSLSYYEVNAGMSSNSVSIGQPVSRSSFYSDGNSIVNAIGVEGKYFLTSNIALRLAGGGMIVSSPSRDAVEGVGSVYYDYPGTAIPGYAHLEGRTTMQFYGDVGADYYFATKVPRLFPYAGVQANGVYGQMEIYDGYRGLDGNGEVIPTYDTRRGEVYAFGGSLVGGVDYYLAEGFFFGFEIKTVSYMYNVKRIFHQQGMEAQEAASHVTTIFAEPVLKIGFKF, from the coding sequence ATGAATAGAAAAATAATAGTAAAAGTATTGTGTATGCTTCTGGTTATGGGAGGTTATACACAAGCAGAAGCTCAGGAATATGCGCCTCAGGCAGGAGATAAAACGATATCGTTGCGGTTGGGTAAGTCTGTTGATTATCCTTCGTTAAGCTACTATGAAGTAAATGCAGGTATGTCTTCAAACTCAGTAAGTATTGGCCAGCCTGTTTCAAGAAGTTCGTTTTATAGTGATGGCAATAGTATTGTAAATGCCATTGGTGTTGAGGGTAAATATTTCTTAACTTCGAATATAGCACTGAGATTAGCAGGTGGAGGGATGATTGTAAGTTCTCCTTCACGAGATGCAGTGGAAGGTGTTGGTAGTGTTTATTACGATTATCCCGGTACAGCAATTCCTGGATATGCGCACTTAGAAGGCAGAACTACAATGCAATTTTATGGTGACGTAGGTGCCGATTATTACTTCGCAACAAAAGTTCCCAGATTATTTCCGTATGCGGGCGTTCAGGCAAACGGAGTGTATGGTCAGATGGAGATATATGATGGATACAGGGGGCTTGATGGTAATGGAGAGGTAATTCCCACTTACGATACTCGTCGTGGAGAAGTATATGCTTTTGGTGGTAGTTTAGTCGGAGGGGTAGATTATTATCTGGCTGAAGGTTTCTTCTTTGGTTTTGAAATAAAAACAGTGTCTTACATGTATAATGTAAAGCGCATTTTTCATCAGCAAGGAATGGAAGCTCAGGAAGCAGCATCGCATGTTACTACAATTTTTGCCGAGCCGGTTCTGAAAATTGGATTTAAATTTTAG